Part of the Chanodichthys erythropterus isolate Z2021 chromosome 13, ASM2448905v1, whole genome shotgun sequence genome is shown below.
TGCATACACACCTCGTCTGTAACATTAACAACCACAATAAATTCACTGGATGGTTAcatattgattaaaaaaatactggGATTATAAATACACCCCTTTACAAACATATCtgacattttcttttcttgaCAAACACGTGGGTAGCAATCAACAGCCAATgatgctgcaagaggaagaGTGATAGACGATTTGGTCTGTCCAAAAATCACAGGTacaggtactacatttgaatttgaactcAATTCATGACCATTAAGTATAAGTTCTATATATATTATGAACATGGGTAGTATGAATAGTACCAGCGTCAGCTGTGTTACTTCAGTGCCATTCATTCCTCTCCTGGCCTCATGGGATGGTAAATTGTCCATCAAATGTGGACTTAAGAATCTCACCAGAAGAAGGTCATCCAGGGACTTTTCACCTACTGTTTTTGGATTACTATCTGGACATATTACTCTGttggcatactgtttttcacacactatatagtagggaagtattcgaTTTCATATGCATTTTGTAAACACCTAGTGTTTGATTAGTCTGAGTCTTTGAGTGTGTCAACGTCTTAGATCTAGTGGTGTACACTTGGCCAGAATCAGAAATATTGATCTGATTATTAGCCTATTCCCCCACACTGTATTCCACAGGATCAAAACATGATTAAAAGTGTCAAACAGTTGAGCTGGTAATGGCTTATCTTTCAGTAACATTAATACAACTGGTGGAgtcaaaaaaaaatgaatacagaTTCTCAGATGTTGCTTTTATTGCACACAATTGGTCATGAACATTACAAACACGAATTTGGGACTCATTTCACTGACGTTAACATCAATGCTTGAACAGGATTGTTTAGATGAATTATGAAAGCAATATGTCCTGCTATTAAACCCTGACAAAAGCACAACAATGTGAGAAAATACTCATTGTTTAGGTCTTACTCTATTTGATATGACCTAAATCATGATGGTTAATGTACGATACCCAGAAAAGGGCAACTTTGCAGGCGATTTACATACGACTAATACCTGTCATATGTCACTTGTTCATGATTTGTTGCACATTATGCTTTGACAACCAACAAGAAAcaataaaacagaataaaaaacGCTCACTCATGATGGTCTTCTATTGTACGtgaatagaagaaaaaaaatgtatcttgcATTGTGgatatttgtgtttttactaAGTAAAAATAAGTAACAAAATCCCTGTGccccatttttcatatattgCTTTATACATCTAAGAAAATGATGCTTACCAGATCTTATAATAGTGATAATTCCTCtttagcacttttttttttttttgaattgtGCAAATTTGATTACTGTATCTTGGTAATTGCATACTCCCGTTTACTGTTAAAGCTCCATGTATTGATACTTGagactaattaaaaaataaatcaattggTCAATAACTAGAGCAGGAAAATGGCAATAAATACTACTGAAAATTATTACTAATTGACATTTTATCACATGTAtgacatattatattatgtgaGAGCCATTTAAATGATGAGCACAATTCCTACACAACAAGACGATATTTTAGAAGAAACTCTAGATTTTATAAGAGCATGGAAAGCAGCCAAAACAAGAACCAACAAACAGAAACTGGTGAATACAAGGTCTTTGTTACATTATTTCCATTTTCATTGTGTCTTTGCTCTTGGCATTTCGACAGAattttatgaataataataataataattattattattgtagcaTTAGAGCTAGATgaatttaacagtttatttctgCCTGCAGCACAGTTGCGTGAAGGCATAAATTAAAGCCGTCTTTAAAAACGTGTTCTACTTCTAACTTGGCCAGGCAATTCAATGAAAATCATGttctatttttttaaagggttagttcacccaaaaatgaaaattctgtcattaattcctcaccctcatgtcgttccacacccgtaagacttgcgttcatctttggaacaaaaatgaagatctttttgatgaaatctgagagctttctgtccttccattgaCAGTCTTCACAACTACCATTTCACGCCCCAGAGAGGTCGTAAAGACattattaaagtaatccatgtgactccagtggtttgtCCTCAATTTTATAAAGTGACGCGAGTGCTTTGCTTGcgcaaataaataatttaccactttatttacaaaatattaatctccaacaGCCGTTCACGAGAGCATGCGTGTTGTGTTGACGCGAGAGTGGACGTTggacattaatattttgtaaataaattggcaaattatgtttgtttgttttgcaaaaagcacttgcgttgcttcataaaactgaggtcaaaccactggagtcacatggactacttttaatgatgtctttacaaCCTTTCTGAGGCTTGAAAGTGGCAGTtgcatagactgtcaatggagggacagaaagctctgatttcatcaaaaacatcttcatttgtgaTAATGAACAACAGTCTTATAGGTTTGTAACATCATGagggagtaattaatgatagaattttcatttttgggtgaactaatcttttaagggTCACGCAGACTTTTCTAATGGCACGGCAGACAGTGCGCTTTACTAGTATCTCTGGATCTCCTGTGCCGGGGATGGTGCATTTATTATAAGGCCAAAGCTGGCTGTCTGCATTTCTTGTTAATGCaagattattaaaacttaaACTGTACAATTATTAAGGCCAGAAACATTTCATGCAAATGCACGGATGCAAATGCATGACCAACGCACTACCAACTTGGTGTGGTCTGGTTCAACTTACTTGCGTTGTTTGGCAATAAGCAACCTACTAATGATGGTGATTTTGATATTGATTACCTTCAAATGTGCCATTTAACTGGATATGTTATGACTTTAACTTAGCAAAATTGTCTTCTAACAGTAGTTGACCTACTCTACAGTaaagagaaaacaaacataaaacaagacGTATGTCTACTACAGCACCCTCTGCAACAGAGAATGCAACAAGTACTTGCACTGTTATGAATTGTGATCATGGGTTTCTATTCTAATCTAATTGTGTTTGATTCATATAGCCTTAATCCGCTCCAGCACACGTTTGGACCTACAGATCCGTATGAAAACCATAAATGTTACTAATATCACAACCAAGATTTTAAGACAGCGAGCTCAACGCTGTCTAAAGCTTTCAAGGAGGACAATTTTAAGATCCACCTCTTAGATACAAGGACactttattgcaaaatataatttcatatatGGTGTAACAGACTGTAAATTGGGAAGTCATTTCCCTGCTTCAGTTGAACTATTGCAGTTACTCTGACGACAGGCTTGTAAAAATCTCCTGAATTTGACAGGCCTTTGGTTCCTGCAACACAGCAATGCTTGTACAAACTGGATTACACTACACACCAATTCacagtaaattaataaaaataatagacAACTGAGATAATCTTCTCATCTTTGTAGCAACAATAATGTAACGATTTTTCAAGCTCTTTGTTCTTTAGTTTTGCTGTTTTTTAATATGTAGAAGAAATCAGAGGTCCTTTTACCGACACAGGCTTCAGTTATGAGGGGCCACTTTAATAGAGAGGGAATTATGGGAACTCATTACAACGATTACACATGAACATGACACTCACAGTAGTGTTTTAAGTACGTTTTGAATCACTTTTTCCAAATCAAATGAAGCACCTTCCCATTAAAGTAATATGCTCAGTTCAGTACAAGATCAATTGTAGCACTTGTGGCATAATCTTGATTACctcaataattatatatatatatataatgtatgttgCAGTGGGGCATTTAGTGAAATTTCAAGAGTCTGCACACTCTACCgaagaagaagaaatgtttGATCTTTTTTCagtaaagttttgtttttctgtcacaTTTGATGACTTCTTTGGTACAGTGTGTAGACTCTCTCTTGAAGTGTTTCactatttgtatttttttttttttttgtctacgCACCTCATTTGGACTTGTTTGAAGGTGCGGTGAGTTCCTGACTACTCTTCAATTGCAGTGAGGCATTTGCAATGGAGGTGGATTTGGCCAATCCATAAATGTTAAAACTCGCTGTTTCAAAAGTATTGCAACAACACGTAAAATGTGTGTTAACAAGACTGCAATGTAGGAAAATAAATCACTTACTACTATACTATTTTTTGGTGTAAAGTTATATCTAACTCTGTTGCAATTAATCAATGTTTAAATCTGccataaaataaattaaggggACAACTTTAACACCTAAAATAATCCACAAATTGTAACATAATATGTGTATTGTGAGtgttttttatgaatttataaGCTTCACATTTCCTCCAAAAATGACCCCATTTACATAGTAATTGTTTCACCATAACCTTTATTTTTCAAGTCTTTTTCTATGATTGtcaacattatgccacaaatgctgtTGATTGAGCCTAACTTGGAATATTCCTTTGACTTTGTCAGTAACTCAAAACACCATCTTAATGCCTGTACAGCagcaagaggaaaaaaaaacatagatgAGAACTGAAATGCACGCAAAGAGAACAACATTTTCAGTTATTGCCATCAGCTGTGCTATATTTCAAAATCCATTTGCCCAAACCATCCATAATAATACCCATAAGTCATCCTCCATTTGCTCCATGGCAGTGGTGAATGGCTGAGGCGTAGCTGCATGATCCCAGCCACTGCAAGTCACAGGTCAGAAATCACGGAAGCAAGTTTGAATTAAAGTGACTAGTTTCATGGACACAGCAGTCTTAACACGTAGAGGAACGTCTCCTTTGCAAGTATGTGTAAACCTTCACACAGTGGTCCCAGCAATCTAAGACAAGCAGTTGTCCCTTCTGGGTAACAGCTACTCCTACAGGGCACGTAAGGCCCTCCTGAATGAGAACGTTGAAGCCACCCTCTTTGGGGAACTGCAGTATCTCCTTACGGCCACTGTCCGTCACTATCAAGTCCCCGTTAGAGTCCACACACATGCCTGTGATGCAACGGAAGTCCTCATTCTCTGAGAAGAAGTGGCTGAGTTGCTTTCCCAGCTGCCCATCCATTCCCACCGAGCCGATGGAAAACCCCCCTTCGAGGTGGTGCTCGTTGTGTCTATTCTCGATGTTCAGACCCAAGCCCTGTGTGAAGTAGACTGTACCTGAGGAGTCGCAAGTTACAAATTTGGGCCTGACGGCCGAGCACAATCGGTTATAGTTCACTACCCCTACGTTACGATCCACAGCCAGGCACCACAGCTTCCCCCCCTCGACATCAGACACGACAAACTGCCCCGAAGGCATGGCCGCGATTCCCCACGGCTTGATGAGCTGGTTCTTGTGGCAGGCGATGCAGTGGCCATCGGTGGTGTAAACCTTCACGGAGTTGTCGTAGTTATCAGTGACACCGATGAGGCCCTGAGCAGTGATTGCAATGGAGAGAGGGATGAGGTTGGGCAGGTCGGCACCGAGGAAGCTCAAGACGAAGTTGTCGATGCTGCTCGGGTTGCGGCGTATCTCCCTTTGGAAGCCCTTGCGGTTGAAGATCTGGATGCGGTAGTTCCCTCGGTCGGCCACGAGAACCTCACCCTGAGGCGTGACACAAATGCTTACAGGCAAGTTGAACATGCCTGGAAGATTGCCTTTGCATCCCATTTTTTTCACGAACTGACAGAGCTGCCCACCAGAAGCCCCTGGAGAAGGTCCTCCTCCATCTACAGACTTGGACTTGAAGCTACCGGGAGAAGCGCAAACAGCCTCTTCAACCGCCGTCACCATGTCGATATCACGATAAATGTCCAAAGGGGCGGCAGCGGCGAAATCGAGTCCATCTTCCTCTTCGGCATTGACAGTGCATGGTTTTGTGGTCAGTTGCGCCACGTTTAAGGGTGTTGCGCACTCCATTTTAACCAGTTCAGGGTCTTGTAGTTTCAGAATGATAGGCAGATTGGTTTTTAAGTCCAGCTCCTCTTCTTCATTGTTACTCCCTTCTTCTAGTAGAGCAATATCAGTTTGCTTGATCCTCATGGTTAGGTAGTCACATCTTGACACCACCTGCACTTCAGCGATGCTGAGAAGGTACGTCTGCTCCTCCAGAATCTGGGCATTGAGCTTCTCAATTTCGGCCAAGGAGGTGGCAAAGGCACGGCGGGAGCGGCCCAGTTCCTCTTGGAGCCGCAACTCAGCCTTGGCATACTCCTGCTGCACAGCCTTGTACTTCAGTCTGAGTGATTTTGTCACGTTGTCGATAGCTGCCTTCTTCTTCTGAATGTTGCCCATTGCCTCCCGCAAGTTAGAAAGCTTCCCGCTGATGTCTTTCCGGCACTGTTCGGCAGCTACGCGAATGGCCTGTACGACGTGGCCCTGACGCTGGTGCCCCTcggttttacaaatatcacacaaCACGATGCTGCAGTCACGGCAGTACTGACGGGGCAGGCGGTTTTTACAAGACTTGCACATGAGGCCCATGGTGGAGCCGCATGAACTTGCACAGTCGATGATCTTCAGCACGGTGAGATTGTCAGCCAGCTGGGAAATACTGCTCATACGAGACACCTTGCTGCAGAAGGGGCAGCGCACGCCATTTATCGTGCTGGCGAGGAGTTTCTCAAGGCACTGGCGACACACAGAGTGACCACACTGCAGCAGCTTGGGTCGAAGCTGATCCTGGTTGTAGGTCTCCAGACAAATGGGGCATTCCAGCACCTCCCGGACCAAATCTGGGTCTAGGGACGTTGGTGTGGCCATGATGCCTACTGGGTGTCTACAGGGGAGGAAAAAAGTCATGTCTATGTGTTTGATATGTATTGCATTCAGTTATAATAAAAAGTTGCACAATTCTACTTTAATTATTGCTCCAAATGTGTGATTAGTAATCCTAAAAGGCTGTGATTACATTTAGAGTCTGCATGAAACTGCCAAGACTGTATTTTTACACATTCTCAGAACATGCCTGGGGCTGATAATACGGTATTTTCATCTTGTAATTtgttaaaaacatttcacatgaTGCATAATGAGATGCAGAGACGCCAGGTGAAAGTGAAGAaagtagggctgcatgattaattgaaattaaaccACACGTGATTtggcaattgacccttcgccgggagtttgattgacaagcgatctaaccaatcataacgccgaatccgcctttgtttaatatcataagtaacctgctctgtcttgtctgttgacgtgttgtcagtgtcttctttgctccgcgatgtatttttcactctatGGCGACAgcaccatggcttgtcggacaatgcaacagtaactaaggggggcgggtgtTTGCGAAGGGTCAACTGGCTGGGATTTTTTTCTATGCACAGCTTCTCAGTGAAGCACAgctaaatgctgctccatctgaaagccagagggcgctctcgcACAGATAAGATAACGCACGTAGTTTCAAGAAATctctgtagctgaataaacagaagattgaaacatGACTACATGAcatgattgattaaacatgactaattaACGCGACTATAACTATATATGGTTTATCTGAGTTCTTGAAGCCTTCTCTTGGGTTTTTTGAtgataataaagtatatttataatgcaatgctaataAACATAGCTTTTATCACTGTATAGAATACTATGAAATAATATGTTGtgtgccttattctgtgtaagaagccacatcatttCACAGAGGGATGTTTCATACCCTTGACTaacgttatgaagtgagttaggagtaaaaacatgttattaaatgtagtcttttgttggacaagaggttcataaatgcttctcatgtttgGAAAGGCGCATGctgctttttcaaatgcacattataagcGATTCAAACTCAGACGGAGCAGCATTtgctactgatcacagagctgtgcttcactgacaagctgcgcataaaaaaattgcaatttcataatcgcactaagccaAATAGTATAATCATGCTTTCAGGTTCATTtcaattaatcgtgcagccctagaaGAAAGTTAGGACATACTATGTTTGTAATGTGAAATGTaattacagtaataataatgataatgcatTATTGATAGCgatccaaaaacaaaacactgataTTTTTCATATACATTATGGACTTCAAGTAATTGCTCGTTTCTAGTTTTTGACGAACATGCAAAACTTCATTTTATGGTTGTTTTTGCTTTGATATCCAAGCAGCCGTAAAATGAGATGTTAAATGTCAAATCACAATCACATTTGACAATATACGAAGtaacattttttcaaaattgtgaaatatatttttatttattttattttttacttttattgggCAGATACCTGCACTGATATTCAGAGAGTGGCATGAGGATGATATAATGATGCtatgtgaaatataattaaCCTTATACAACATTTAAgtaaatgtattacttttttaaagtccAGAGCAATGGATGGGATGCTTACGTCAACCATGAGAAAATGTCACGTCATTACAAAAGCGGTCTGATGACATGCATTGATGCTATTTCTGTATTTACTGGCCACATTTTCACCTCATGATCATATATTCATCCACATAAAAATACAATCGATTTTCAAATGCTATGGCATACATTAACTTAATgcaatttctgtttttttaaaaaaaaaaaaaaaaaaaacaactcagCAGCgtcttgtgtttattttggtagCCAGATGTCTAGCTATTAGATCACCATCATGTTTCTGGAACACGCACTGTCATCTGTTGTACCAGTTTAATGCATGCATTGTTAAGAGTCACACTTATGCAGCTGACCATAAACAATCTGCTTATATGTAGTTATATTGTCAAATCAGCTGATTTACAGGCCCAGAGCTTCAAAACACTGCGATCTGAGTGCCGTCATTCCCGTCTTCTGCGCGCATGCCACCCAAAATGAAAGCACGGTCACAAACGCATGCTACAAACATTCATGCGTGTTTAAGTGTCGATTGTTTCGTGATTTCCTACCTTCAGTTCAACAGTGGCTTCTGCTTGATGTGACGACGCGCGCGTCTCTCATGTCAGCGGGTGCGCGCGACACTGCGGAGGTGACGTCATAGCGGAGGTTGATTCTTAGTGTAAGTCCCGCCCCCAGCGAGATTTCATTGGCTGCCGCCGTTGTGTGTCTGTTCATTGATGTGCGCAGGAACCAATCAGATGAGTGGCTGCTGTTGTCATGCGTGATGCGCAAAGTTATTTCAGTGGAACAAGCTAAAGAGCTCAAACACATGGGTGGATCCCagatgcaataataataataataataataataataattctattACTGAGAATATAAAGAGCTAAGtgttacaaattaaaaaaaaaaaaaaatcagaaaaatgcttaaaaaaattCAGTGCTACTATAAAGTAAAGCTGGATTGAGAGTTTAtagaatattatattatattatattatattatattatattatattatattatattatattatattatattatattatattatattatattatattatattatattatattatgttatattatattatgtcaGTGCAAGAAATAATCAGAGAATGACAGCTGTTATAGTTAAAGATTAAACAGACTTAAtgtgaaaatgcaaaaatataatCAGATCTgtcataaaatgtttaaatgatgcTTCATTACGATTTTTGATAGATGCCTGAAAGAAAGAACTACAGAACTATTT
Proteins encoded:
- the trim32 gene encoding E3 ubiquitin-protein ligase TRIM32 produces the protein MATPTSLDPDLVREVLECPICLETYNQDQLRPKLLQCGHSVCRQCLEKLLASTINGVRCPFCSKVSRMSSISQLADNLTVLKIIDCASSCGSTMGLMCKSCKNRLPRQYCRDCSIVLCDICKTEGHQRQGHVVQAIRVAAEQCRKDISGKLSNLREAMGNIQKKKAAIDNVTKSLRLKYKAVQQEYAKAELRLQEELGRSRRAFATSLAEIEKLNAQILEEQTYLLSIAEVQVVSRCDYLTMRIKQTDIALLEEGSNNEEEELDLKTNLPIILKLQDPELVKMECATPLNVAQLTTKPCTVNAEEEDGLDFAAAAPLDIYRDIDMVTAVEEAVCASPGSFKSKSVDGGGPSPGASGGQLCQFVKKMGCKGNLPGMFNLPVSICVTPQGEVLVADRGNYRIQIFNRKGFQREIRRNPSSIDNFVLSFLGADLPNLIPLSIAITAQGLIGVTDNYDNSVKVYTTDGHCIACHKNQLIKPWGIAAMPSGQFVVSDVEGGKLWCLAVDRNVGVVNYNRLCSAVRPKFVTCDSSGTVYFTQGLGLNIENRHNEHHLEGGFSIGSVGMDGQLGKQLSHFFSENEDFRCITGMCVDSNGDLIVTDSGRKEILQFPKEGGFNVLIQEGLTCPVGVAVTQKGQLLVLDCWDHCVKVYTYLQRRRSSTC